The stretch of DNA ACTGTGACAAGACGAACAAAAGACTTAAACTAAACCTGTGCACGAAACATTTTGCATACAGCAACGAATGTGCTGTTTATAAAAAACTAGTTGCTAGGAAGCAACAGCTGCTGGAACGGAACCAATAGCAATCACTCGCTCGCCCTCAGCCTTCAATGCCGACAAGCTCACATTCAAATTCGTCGTTAGAACCAAGATGCACGGAACTTAGCTTTATGGAAGCTGAACCCGACGTGCCTAAAGCTCATCGTCAGTACGAGGTTCTCCGATCATTTCCGAGACGCAATACCCTTAGCACTATGGAAGCCCCTTCTACATCCGTCACAGTCGCGCCGTATGTTGATGAAAATAGTCGAAGTCTTCTCGGACCTGTGTACGGAATAGAAGAAGGAGACTTCCAGCCTGCTATTCCAGGCAAGTACTCAAGCAGTCACAATATTTCTGTCCTTCATGAGTCTCTGGTTTGCAGCGATCTGGTACAAGAGGCTCCCGTCGTGAATGATTTGGTCATAGCTGAACATCAATTAAAGATCTATTACCAGAACGTTAGAGGTCTACGCACTAAGATAGACGACTTCTTCCTTGCTGCACAGGACTCTTGTTACGATGTCATAGTGCTCACCGAGACATGGCTCGACGACCGAATTCAATCTACGCAACTGTTTGGTAGTTTGTACACCGTTTTTCGAACCGATCGAAGCCCTAAAAATAGTGCTAAATCCCGGGGTGGTGGTGTTCTCATTGCCGCATCTTGTCGTTTGAGTTGTTGCTTAGATCCTACACCTGTATGCGATACATTGGAGCAGTTATGGATTAGGATAAAGACACCCACCGGTAATGCCAGCATCGGAGTGATCTATTTACCACCTGATCGAATAGCAAATGTTATTGACATTAAAAACCATATCAGTTCTCTTGAAGCGATTCTTTCGAACTTGAATGTCTCAGATAGCGTGATTCAATTCGGAGACTACAACCAATCCAATCTGGTTTGGTCAAGCTTACCGCACCACCTTCCGGTCATCGATATTCTGCAATCACGATTCTCACCATCTTGCTTAATTTTGCTGGACGGACTCAGCCTAAATGGCCTTACTCAAATCAAACCCATTGCTAATCAAAACTCCCGTATTCTTGATTTTGCGTTGGTTAATGATAACATCATAAATAGAAGTACCGTTTGCAATGCAGCTGAGCCACTGATCGAGCTCGATCGTTATCATCCCGCCCTGGAACTAACTGTTGAAATGCAACTCCCCACAGTATTCGTGGATGTCATTGATCTACAAAGCCTGGACTTCAATCGTGCTGACTACAACCTATTGCGTGAGAGACTTCTTGAGATTGACTGGCAAACCCTCGAAATCGCAACCAGTAAAGATGACGCAGTTGATTACTTCAACGAAAAAGTAAATCAAGCTATTGCTAATTGTGTTCCTCTTCGTCGACATCCCCCAAAACCACCGTGGTCCAATCGTCGATTACGGCAGCTAAAACGAATGAGATCATATGCTCTGCGAACTTATTGTCGTTCCCGCTGTCCAATGTTGAAAGTCGCCTTCACGCAAGCCAGTAATCGTTATCGACTGTACAACCGTTCTCTTTACAAGCGTTACGTGACTCGTACCCAGCGCAACCTTCGTAGGAACCCGAAGCAATTTTGGTCTTTCGTGAATTCCAAAAGAAAGGAAAATGGTTTGCCCGTGgaaatgcatctcgatgacagGCACACCAGCACGCTGCCGAGAAAATGTAACCTTTTCGCGGAACACTTCCAGACTGCATTCAACAATTCAGTTGCATCGAGTTCTCAAATAATTGCCGCACTTGATGAAACTCCTAGGGATGTAATCGAGCTCAATACTTTTGAAATCTCAGTGCACCACGTAAAATCAGCCATAGACAAATTGAAGGCTTCCAACTCTGTTGGCCCTGATGGAATTCCGGCCTGTGTATTGAAAAACTGTGCTGACGCTCTTGTATATCCTCTGGCTGTTTTATATAGAGCTTCTCTGGACCAAGGCAATTTTcccacttgttggaaattttctatcATGTTCCCAGTGCACAAAAAAGGTGATAAGGCTGACATTGGAAATTACCGTGGTATCACATCACTTTGTGCtacttcgaaagtattcgagatCATCGTATATGATGCAATGTTTGCCAGCTCTCAACGCTACATCTCCACTGAACAACACGGATTCTTTCCAAAGCGATCTGTATCAACGAATCTTGTTCAATTCATCACCACATGCTTACGTGGCATGAACTCTGGTGCTCAAATCGACGCTATCTATACGGATCTCAAAGCAGCgttcgatcgtgttgatcaTGGGATATTATTAGCAAGGCTGGCGAAAATGTCTCCCGCTTTCGTCACATGGTTCAGATCCTACCTGTGTGATCGCATGCTGTGTGTCAAAATCGGATCTGAATTATCTGAAACATTTTCCAACTCATCATAATCCTTCCACCTGGATGCCGGACATTTTATGCAGACGACGTTAAGATATATATGATTATTAGGAGCCTGTCAAGAGTAGCTCAAGTACGAAACTTGGGCGTTATACTGGATAGTGGCCTGACATTTCGAATACACTATAGTGACGTTATCTCTAGAGCAAATAGGCAACTtgggttcattttcaaaatctcAACAGAGTTCCGGGATCCATTATGCCTACGATCTCTATATTGTTCATTGGTGAGATCTATTTTGGAAGCAAGTGTGGTTGCTTGGTGTCCATACCACGCTAATTGGATTGCCAGGATAGAAGCCGTGCAGCGGAAATTCGTTCGATACGCTCTCCGCTCTCTCCCGTGGATAGATCCGCTTAACTTGCCGCCGTACGAGGATCGGTGCCAGCTTCTCGGTCTTCACACCCTTGAAAAAAGACGATCTGTAGCTCAAGCAGTTTTTATGGCGAAAGTGCTGAAAGGAGAAATTGATGCCCCGAATATCTCTCGCCGAAATCAATTTCTATGTACCAGAGAGAAGACTGCGACAGCGAAATTTCTTACAGCTTGGTACACGAAATGTAGAACATGCACAACATGAACCAATTCGATATATGTGCAGTATTTTTAATGACAATTTTGAGCTATTTGATTTTTACTTGACTACTAAGACGTTTCAACAACGACTCTATTCAAGACGATAACTGTTTGTATTGtttattgtgtgaaattttgttcgTAGAGTATAAGAATTGAAATGTTCAATAAGACAAAAAAAAGTCAGttgaagaaatattaaaaaataaaataatattgataCTTGTTGAAGGATTCTGTTTTCGATCTCATCAGCAACTCAACTCACATAGGATTTGTCAAGGAAGTGTTTTAAATGGCTCTTGCCCTATCAAGAATAATTACATTACCAGTAAGGACATTACTAGAGATATCACCTAATTTGACATTCATGATCCTCCAACTCTACACAATTATTTGTATTGCCCCTTTTCTTTAGTATTGTGTTTGACAGTTTTGATATTGCATACTACAAATTGCAGCAACTTCAGGCATGGGAGAATAAAAACCATTAATTCAAATTGTATCAGATAAATATTTTAATGCAAATTGAAACGTTTTGAAATGAATTAATATTGAACGAATCTTTCTTAGTATGTCCTTCAGAAATGGATGAATTAAGTTCAGAACATCATGCTGAGAGCATTCAAAGAATGTTTAGCAATCAATTTCGTTGAAGTGTTTAAATTTTAAACTGCTTTATTGCATAGTAATCATAATGTCTTATGTTTTCTTAGTAATGATTAAAACCTTTTGGAGAAGTGAGCACCGTGCTTTCGTAGTCCCGGAATGATCCAGTGCACCTTACATTTTCATCATTAATGACAGTATACCTCCCATTTTGAAGTGATTGAATTTCGACACTATCAAATCCAGATTCGCATCATTATTGCCCGTCATTCTAGTGACGTAATGTCACTCTTAATGATTGCGCAAGAGACgctttatttttgacgtagaactacgtctttcaggaagggtgccaaatcagaaaataggtaacgttttgacgtaggactacgactttcgtttctgtaccggggtgtaagttcaaagttttgaaaacgagagagtgacgctggactgcaaggttttgaacgttaatacctctttaccggctgaatggagtggtataacaatcacttcatccgaaagataaaatgtcaacgagttatatgattttcacttattggtccaaaaaatcgtttcaatagcttaaaaattgctttgaaagcaagctgttgaattcataacaatctagctcattgatggtgatcgcaatgtgttcccgaatacggacgcaaaatctaggcacctggggaaccgtcatagcgaatacatgcaagctgtgattacttttgctcgcttgcattagtatttgggaaaccatagcggaaaTATGCAAGGCGTGCGTACCTTTACTcgtatcagtttctgttctgctttcgcatggaacagtaatgaaaaattgtttgcgtgtgaatgcgtacgaacaaaggaatattcgcacccatttacgcattcgacttggtgttcccgtgatgcaatccaatagcatcagtttcagTTCTGCTTCCGCCACGatcaaaacgaaatgaattttatgcaagattATGCAAGGATagactttatttcattttcaccgtgaaatggcgccctcagtttctgttctgcacATGGAGTGACCAGGAAAAAtttcgtgttattctcacgaaaacaaacatgaatcatgtatcaaacatctttagttgcttttacaaggtcACTCAAATCCTATCGGTTCGATTCGGGGCCACCAaaaagttcgaaagagttgaattttatgttaataacaattccatacttatactcatcaaCCCACACACTagtaagaaaaactttcaggaatcttttaaaatattcattcattcattcatttagagTTGATTCAGGTGTAGTTTCAAATGAATGATTACCgggccaacggtagtcctacgtctaccttgcggttatatcacagatatatcccacttcttgtttttgaaataggactatgtctttgatttctatataggggggtcactctacgaaaaatgtaacgatttattaagagttttcaaacgcatatttctcaaaatggttattgcgacatatgttgtgttataaatcattagacaggaaatttatccacaaCTTCTTTTTCTTCAAACATGAACATTGAACATAgtgaaaaaagttaacaatttgacgatttaattgagtatgttttctttcgattgcactatccactcgcttcctccccgacgcaacgagcaatctttttgcctaaattcgggtgttaactcataatgtgagttgatgcgtaaaatgaattattctccatttaccgataataggcattaattttatattatattgtatgttttccaatcaatttgtgctcaattcatgtttttatcgtgtaggtctcactactaacaatttgtgtaattgtggttcaggatgtcataatatcgtggatgttgtttggttatgtaaaattGCAATACattaatttaaatggctgctgatttagaagattgaAAGGGTATACctacgtaaatcagattatgatagcttgagtagtcgcgatcttacagggctataaagttattacaaacaatgttccgggcaacgtggtaacgaaggagataatgctatttttatctataatatatttttgtagtcatagattgatttgactcagtcttatatttatgtaggtcttaactattaagacttgtgtttaaaaatgacacatgatgattttttgtcttcttctgcatgattgaataaacagaagaaaagggtagtaatggcttttatggtatttttatgtacagttttgaacagaatgtggtaccgaattctaccaggttatgtcatctaacccgtttaaaggatacaagtacatacaggaagcGGTTTTTCCAGGACATCCATTAGatatatcaaaagagaaaaaaacagattttgaacaataaaaaattataggggttgtgtccaagataggaccgcattgttgacgtagaactacgctgttattttatataagtcgcttgtttataccttgggatattattcaataattctgtgaaattttagaaacaactgcttagtagaataatctctgaagtttttcattgtagaatcagttgacgataattgattgatgattcattcttgccctcgcaaaacactagctgatcgtatgtcgcaatttatttcatatcaatgcattgaaaatttacctcgaacgctattccagtGACCTTTTTCGTAATTGACATAGATTCGGcaagattcgattatatacatgttgcatcagcaccattattccacatctcataactatattaatatatctttggcaccgcatggaaacaacaacaatgacaacacttgcaagtatcaaatatcatgctacatgttattcagtattgccttaaaggaatcgcacctctaggcatcgttcgtacaacgtaaatcaagcgccaaacaagcgttcaccatagcatgcatacagagccatacattggtggcttgaaactactaggaatataaacacttctcatcattttgcgctaaaCTCAGAAGAAACGCtactgttaatattactggcctcgaaaaaaagttgcattactttctcatgctggAGAGAAGTGCAGCTGTCACCctaagtggaggaagttttgttactggcaagcgaaacctattcacatacaaaattccagaatgacatttactttcttggtgaccaaacaagcgaaataaactctttttgttaataacaacctcgaacacagtagcaatgcttcattattgctattacgtgacctgttttctgacttggcacccttaatgaaagacgtagttctacgttaaaactcgatttaaatgcaattactacacacaatcacagtcctgtgccaagatcccgtccgtgccccaaGGCTCAGACCCATTACCTTATTTGCTTATCAATTCTGTTCACATTTTTATGGCATTTATGCTTAATATTGTTATGTTCAaattacctgcttaattttcaaaataatccaTAACTCCTGCTTATTTCCCAATGATCTCTTGGCCTTAAAAAGCAATAcggaaagaaaagaagacggcatgtcaattgtgcctaatttctaaaaatgacacagcgtagtcttcaacatctttttcgaactTACTTCGTATTTTAATCTTATTTatcaacaggagattcgacaaaactcataatctgatttgtctaaatttttcttttttcattcggGTGAACGTTGCACTCGTGTATATGTcaggtaaatgtccattcgggttgctttcgggtatttgttacattcgggtgtttcgtaaatgtgtttcgggtgaatggcattcgggtgaatgggacgcAACCCGACAATATATTcgaagggcctatttactattaaaaagacaatggctgcatttagacacacgaaaaattcgaagtttcgaaaattcataaaaatttgatgttccacaaggttcgtcaaaaataggtttaatattttgaaattattttttaaattttctacatgactttttttatatgagaaaaattaaaaaaataataaaaaatatgcattttagattgcaatatctaaatcaatatatatcaatatattaatgattttttcgtaaaaaaagagtactattttttatctctgtgtatattttttaccgtttaaacatcaatattaTTTAACTCCTTTTAAGACACTATTtagggggcctccgtagccacattggttgcgcgttcgcttagtaagcgatcgatcgtgagttcgaaactcagggccctcattgactatctttgtgttgttacagaatagctacgtccacgcaacaatcatcagcgatggagatcgatccacggtcgaaatatgatcgattcatccatacaactgctctgctctgcaagacacatcgggctgctgttctataaataactcaacaatgatcaatcaattgtctccgctgtccggtctaactggataatggaagaacagatagaaaactcttacgcctaaatagctgctactgtgtaaatgtgtaccacatggaatggtatagaaggaaatactctaacgccgaaaaaatggcaactgtgtaatgtgctaattatagatatgataaatatgtgacatgtacacgattaaaaattcggctctgttacagctaaaatgccaatgagcctaaaataaataaatgggaaaaaaaagacactatttcggtacgactcatagtttttgaaataaaaattatcaaagatttctcttacaaaAATCGATACGCTTttctcaaaagttacacttgagtcaaatatttcccaattgctgtggaacaCTCACattttctccaacccaaacggaatacaaagtttcattcgaatcaaaaatattgacattttgtcatttgtcgatttcatttggaagtGCTCACTCAGTACTATTAATTGGACCGTCTGAAGGAAGCAATCGCAGACACGCGGTCAGCTTCCAATTATGATCCATCAAAACAACGCCAGGCTACGTCAGGTGAAAGTGACTCTCCAGAAGCTCCGaaagcataaagggtgtgtcacatcaaattgcatcacggaaaaaacgctgtagaaattatcctagtagaccgatccttttgaaaattttagacagtaaaataaaaactattaaacaacttttggcattttctttttattcatacttcgagcccaagcccgtatgctcgcaccttcctctttaccccgtccataaggttctgtacaacgtcaggttgtagttttttttgaacagaaatccattttctcttgaagtccacctccgatttgacaacttttgggttcttccggaaggcctgcttcataatcgcccaatatttctctattgggcgaagctacggcgcgttgggcgggttcatttcctttggcacgaaggtgaccccgttggcttcgtaccactccaacacgtcctttgaatagtggcacgaagcgagatccggccagaagatggtcgggccctcgtgctgcttcaatagtggtagtaagcgcttctgtaggcactccttaaggtaaacctgcccgtttaccgtgccggtcatcacgaagggggcgctccgctttccgcaagagcagatcgcttgccacaccatgtactttttggtaaacttggatagtttctgcttgcgaatctcctccggaacgctgaatttgtcctctgcggagaagaacaacaggcccggcagctgacgaaagtccgctttgacgtaggtttcgtcgtccattaccaggcaatgcggcttcgtcagcatttcggtgtacagcttccgggttcgcgtcttccccaccatgttttgcctttcgtcgcggttaggagccttctgaaccttgtatgtacgcaggccctcccgctgcttggtccgctggacgaatgaacttgacaaattcagcttattggcgacatcccggaccgaacttctcggatcacg from Toxorhynchites rutilus septentrionalis strain SRP chromosome 3, ASM2978413v1, whole genome shotgun sequence encodes:
- the LOC129779577 gene encoding uncharacterized protein LOC129779577, giving the protein MPTSSHSNSSLEPRCTELSFMEAEPDVPKAHRQYEVLRSFPRRNTLSTMEAPSTSVTVAPYVDENSRSLLGPVYGIEEGDFQPAIPGKYSSSHNISVLHESLVCSDLVQEAPVVNDLVIAEHQLKIYYQNVRGLRTKIDDFFLAAQDSCYDVIVLTETWLDDRIQSTQLFGSLYTVFRTDRSPKNSAKSRGGGVLIAASCRLSCCLDPTPVCDTLEQLWIRIKTPTGNASIGVIYLPPDRIANVIDIKNHISSLEAILSNLNVSDSVIQFGDYNQSNLVWSSLPHHLPVIDILQSRFSPSCLILLDGLSLNGLTQIKPIANQNSRILDFALVNDNIINRSTVCNAAEPLIELDRYHPALELTVEMQLPTVFVDVIDLQSLDFNRADYNLLRERLLEIDWQTLEIATSKDDAVDYFNEKVNQAIANCVPLRRHPPKPPWSNRRLRQLKRMRSYALRTYCRSRCPMLKVAFTQASNRYRLYNRSLYKRYVTRTQRNLRRNPKQFWSFVNSKRKENGLPVEMHLDDRHTSTLPRKCNLFAEHFQTAFNNSVASSSQIIAALDETPRDVIELNTFEISVHHVKSAIDKLKASNSVGPDGIPACCTKKVIRLTLEITVVSHHFVLLRKYSRSSYMMQCLPALNATSPLNNTDSFQSDLYQRILFNSSPHAYVA